The bacterium DNA segment ATGTTTTTCGGATCATTCATGAAAGAAACCTCAGGCCGTATGTTCGCTCGTACGGCGGTTGTTTTAACTATCGCAGTAAATACAACGATTCCAGGTTATCCACGCACAGCTGGGGCATCGCGATCGACCTCAATCCCGAAACCAATCTGCCCGGCACTCGCGGCGATATGCATCCGGAGATCGTGGAAATATTCCAGTCTTATGGATTTGAATGGGGCGGCAGTTGGAAAAGAAGAGAAAAAAATCCGATGCATTTCCAATGGTGCACAGGTTATTAATACTAAATTCTCATGGGTCTCTAACTAGTCACATAATCAGCTAAGGCCGGTCCTGTACTGGGATTGGAATTCTGCTCTATCATTTCTAAACCGGCTTGGCCGGGCCTGCTGATTAGTTCTCGTTCCAATTTGTTTAGAAATTAGTAAATCTATCCATAATACAAATTACATTTCCCCATGACAGTCAGTTCACCTCACCCGCGAACGACCCGGGTTCGTTTCATCACCGGCATGGTATGTACTCGGCCCGGGCTCTATATATTTGATCGATATGCCGATCATTCCGACCAACCCAGTCCCGCATCCGATGAAATCAATATCACATTACGACAAGGCAATGTTTTTCCGCCGGTGCGTTCCGCAGGCAAATCGGCGTGGTGGAAATGGGATAGAGAAATTTAAACACAACACAGAATCCCGAACTATTTGGAAGACAGCATTTTTTAAGGGAGATGTCTATGCCGGAAAGAATCTTGTATTATGCGACCAACCGAAAACACGAAGGCGATCGTTGGAAGCCGACCGGGTATGGAACAAAATTCAGCGACGACGGGCTGGAAAATTTACGGTTTGGTAAGGTCACTGTTTCGGCCGACGAAGCAAAAGTAACAAAATTTGCGAGTTCGGATACCGGGAAGATCGGAACGGGAGACGGCGAAGCCA contains these protein-coding regions:
- a CDS encoding YjzC family protein encodes the protein MTVSSPHPRTTRVRFITGMVCTRPGLYIFDRYADHSDQPSPASDEINITLRQGNVFPPVRSAGKSAWWKWDREI